Proteins encoded in a region of the Podospora pseudopauciseta strain CBS 411.78 chromosome 6, whole genome shotgun sequence genome:
- a CDS encoding hypothetical protein (COG:Q; EggNog:ENOG503NZDB), whose product MSTIIDAPLPIPPPSVVEAVAKPEDILAQPDIDEKNEKRNLSIGEEKFLDIDPGVFDNEMVKLADGDVTKGTYTGTQAALTHAYARIERSYETYFDALQIEPTLPRYVEKDLKKELYQWSDYPTNRDGTPAQYPPHLQTIPREDQVSQTDLFNRLGLANTLLMIAKLVPDTWYGKTADWGIGILQRAFNGSPMDGTIKQIEEYNRSHRKSPTDIEDGKNIGLLPDWFTDRRFADQSFTGTNPTSITVVPEALLNEFIAAAKQGGYDKWATILPTIDPATLYVQDARNIRRSLGVDENETLFNKEPKSDDSWGCAAVTLFQLHPTGELHPIAICTDYKGDSLATSVTIFNKRMLPTDSSEGEEHDWPWRYAKTCAQVTDFLRHEVSVHLTQAHLVEEALIVATHRTVPMEHIIYRLLSPHWFKTLSLNAAARATLVPQIIKDIVGVKPDNLYQYVRSEFESFDYVGRYIPNDLASRGFPNTAEGLAAPQYRNYAYAKNMLSMWYCIRRYVKSMLLTYYTEATADAVISKCEIIKAWYTEVQTAAHIKTFPTITTLDQLIDAVTMSIHIAAPFHSAVNYLQNFYQVFVIAKPPCLCSPPPTTLDQLKGYKEADLVKALPIGRQRQWLLAAQIPWLLSYKVSTERSLISFAQSQWWSRKYAQTAKEKAVRDISERFHDDLRALDVEFTQTSNNMSEGSIPYMVMDPDNTAVSILI is encoded by the exons ATGAGCACCATTATTGacgccccccttcccattccCCCTCCAAGCGTGGTGGAGGCTGTTGCGAAGCCCGAAGACATTCTTGCGCAGCCTGATATTGATGAGAAGAATG AGAAACGGAATCTCAGTATCGGCGAAGAGAAATTTCTGGATATTGACCCAGGTGTCTTCGACAATGAGATGGTCAAGCTCGCAGACGGCGATGTCACAAAGGGCACCTACACGGGAACCCAGGCGGCGCTGACCCACGCGTACGCCCGTATCGAACGAAG TTACGAGACATACTTTGATGCTCTGCAGATTGAGCCAACCCTCCCTCGTTACGTTGAGAAGGACTTGAAGAAGGAGTTATACCAGTGGTCCGACTACCCAACCAACAGGGATGGCACGCCAGCCCAgtatcctcctcatctccagACCATCCCGCGCGAGGACCAAGTTTCACAGACCGATCTTTTCAACAGGCTCGGCCTGGCAAACACTTTGCTCATGATTGCCAAGCTCGTGCCTGATACTTGGTACGGCAAGACGGCCGACTGGGGAATCGGCATTCTTCAGCGCGCCTTCAACGGCAGCCCCATGGACGGCACTATCAAGCAGATCGAGGAGTACAACAGATCGCACCGCAAGTCTCCTACAGACATCGAGGATGGGAAGAATATTGGCTTGTTGCCTGACTGGTTCACCGATCGCCGCTTCGCCGACCAGTCCTtcaccggcaccaacccaaccagtATTACCGTCGTGCCAGAGGCCCTCCTCAACGAGTTCATAGCCGCTGCAAAGCAAGGTGGCTACGACAAATGGGCCACCATCCTGCCAACCATTGATCCCGCGACATTGTATGTCCAGGATGCGCGTAACATCCGCCGTAGTTTGGGAGTCGACGAGAATGAGACCCTGTTCAACAAGGAGCCCAAGTCGGATGACAGCTGGGGTTGCGCCGCCGTCACTCTCTTCCAACTGCACCCCACTGGCGAGCTGCACCCCATCGCCATCTGCACCGACTACAAGGGTGACAGTCTGGCGACATCTGTTaccatcttcaacaagcGTATGCTGCCAACGGACTCATCGGAGGGTGAGGAGCATGACTGGCCATGGCGCTATGCGAAGACGTGCGCGCAGGTCACCGACTTTCTCCGGCACGAGGTGAGCGTCCATCTCACGCAGGCACATCTCGTCGAGGAAGCCCTGATTGTGGCCACCCACCGCACTGTGCCCATGGAGCATATCATTTACCGCTTGCTCTCGCCCCACTGGTTCAAGACACTGTCGCTCAACGCGGCCGCGCGCGCCACACTGGTTCCTCAGATCATCAAAGACATCGTCGGAGTCAAGCCCGACAACCTTTACCAGTATGTCCGGTCCGAGTTTGAGAGCTTTGACTACGTTGGGCGTTACATTCCCAACGACCTCGCGAGCCGTGGCTTTCCCAACACCGCCGAGGGTCTGGCGGCGCCACAATACCGCAACTACGCCTATGCCAAGAATATGCTGTCCATGTGGTACTGCATCCGCCGGTATGTGAAGAGCATGCTCCTCACGTACTACACTGAAGCCACGGCCGACGCCGTTATTAGCAAGTGCGAGATCATCAAGGCGTGGTACACCGAGGTGCAGACAGCAGCCCACATCAAGACTTTCCCTACCATCACCACACTTGACCAGCTGATCGATGCTGTGACGATGAGCATTCATATCGCTGCGCCTTTCCACTCGGCTGTCAACTACCTCCAGAACTTTTACCAGGTGTTTGTCATTGCCAAGCCGCCCTGTCTTTGCTCCCCGCCACCAACTACCCTCGACCAGTTGAAGGGGTACAAGGAGGCCGATCTTGTCAAGGCGCTGCCTATTGGCCGTCAGAGGCAGTGGTTGTTGGCTGCGCAGATTCCTTGGTTGTTGTCTTATAAG GTTTCCACGGAGCGCAGTCTCATCTCCTTTGCGCAGTCGCAGTGGTGGTCACGCAAGTACGCCCAGACCGCTAAGGAGAAGGCGGTGCGTGACATCAGTGAGAGGTTCCACGACGACCTCCGCGCGCTGGATGTCGAGTTTACTCAGACGAGCAATAACATGAGCGAGGGGAGCATCCCTTATATGGTCATGGATCCGGATAACACGGCGGTTTCCATTTTGATCTAG
- the AYR1 gene encoding NADPH-dependent 1-acyl dihydroxyacetone phosphate reductase (COG:Q; EggNog:ENOG503P15W), whose product MGPQPGQKTVLITGCTPGGIGHALCLEFHSKGLHVIATARNPSVLADLGALGMTTLPLDVTSPSSIKTCHDQVSALTNNKLDILVNNAGRTHTHPATDIDIDDVRETFETNVFGVMAMCAAFSDLLINSKGLIINIASLAAITPYVFGSVYCASKGAVVSYSRTLRLELKPFGVRVMVAMTGTVRSQIASKTHRTLPEGSIYQRVKEIFEKRLTFSQNNATVKTEDYAKKLVANALKPEWPLILRSWFGRADWFWAGGWSKGVWASTFFGEWILDFVLYRLIGLKKMEQVLREEERKKKLA is encoded by the exons ATGGGACCTCAACCTGGACAAAAGACGGTGCTCATCACCGG ATGCACCCCGGGAGGTATCGGCCATGCGCTATGCCTAGAATTCCACTCCAAGG gcCTGCACGTCATAGCCACAGCCCGCAACCCATCCGTCCTCGCTGACCTCGGCGCCCTGGGCAtgaccaccctccccctcgacgTCACAAGCCCCTCCAGCATCAAGACCTGCCACGACCAAGTCTccgccctcaccaacaacaagctcgacatcctcgtcaacaacgccggccgcacccacacccaccccGCCACCGACATCGACATCGACGACGTCCGCGAGACCTTTGAGACAAACGTCTTTGGCGTCATGGCCATGTGCGCCGCCTTTTCCGATCTGCTCATCAACTCCAAGGGTTTAATCATCAATatcgcctccctcgccgccatcaccccctACGTCTTTGGCTCCGTCTACTGCGCCTCCAAGGGTGCCGTTGTGTCGTACTCAAGGACCCTGCGGTTGGAGCTCAAGCCTTTTGGTGTGAGGGTCATGGTTGCCATGACTGGTACTGTGAGGAGCCAGATCGCGAGCAAGACCCACCGGACGCTGCCTGAGGGAAGTATTTATCAGCGTGTCAAGGAGATCTTTGAGAAGAGGTTGACGTTCAGCCAGAACAATGCAACTGTCAAGACGGAGGATTATGCGAAGAAGCTGGTGGCTAATGCGCTCAAGCCTGAGTGGCCGCTTATCTTGCGGTCTTGGTTTGGCAGAGCGGATTGGTTTTGGGCTGGTGGCTGGAGCAAGGGTGTTTGGGCCAGTACATTCTTTGGGGAGTGGATCTTGGACTTTGTGCTATATCGGTTGATTGgcttgaagaagatggaacaggtgttgagggaggaggagaggaagaagaagctggctTGA
- a CDS encoding hypothetical protein (EggNog:ENOG503NUVP; CAZy:GH18; CAZy:CBM50; COG:G), whose amino-acid sequence MVQASFLATVIAVIISGCTVSARGVMVPRAYCTNGKQVVEGNTCEIIADRRCTISVARLQQLNPQLDCSNLRVGQHFCCNEGAVRRDPECTNYKTVVAGNTCASIADKRCTISESRFRQLNPHLDCSNLQVGTGFCCSEGSLPLPDCTNVKTVVEGNTCAIIADRRCTISLGNFVNYNPHIDCSRLEVGEKVCCMEGKLPEGPSPNADGTCQDRQVVPGDSCSTLYQKCNITPSLLTQYNTATNFCSNLKVNQWICCSSGTLKDRRPKPNADGSCATYTVKAGDSCSVIEAANGLVDGDLDTFNKRKTWGWAGCSKLWPDSKICLSSGTPPMPLPIANAVCGPQKPGTVAPPAGTNISTLNPCPLNTCCNIWGQCGTTKDFCEVTGDGTPGTGTCISNCGMTIVNNNAPPAEYKKIGYFEAWSTDRDCLWMDATSIDETQFTHIHFAFADVTPDFRVDVSKVQAQFNKFKALKRSKRIIAFGGWAASTSPTTFQIFRAGVNSANRATLANNIANFVREHGLDGADIDWEYPAAPDLPDIPPADPIDGPNYLAFLRLLRAGLPTGKSLAIAAPASYWYLKGFPVREMGSVLDYIVYMTYDLHGQWDAGSRWSQDGCPSGMCLRSHVNMTETYNALVMVTKAGVPANKIIVGVSSYGRSFKMKDPNCRGPMCEYTGTASVSHATPGPCTGVQGYISNAEIQEYKNVNDINVATHYDQATRSNIAIINGTWIAYMDTAEKNARSNMYRGWNFGGTSDWAIDLNTFTELERKVSGSVLTNRFTRKGATGGSTRWYDLSCSIPAVDTADMDRKQRWEGLMADEAWADAIKAYLARTMDVGSFSSWIVGKFFRGRQDVHCGTLLPASNCLSPQENCYDKDNKPPILTNDPPERTGPAGKFIMNSFVTLEQLFVNYYDALREAQQDVDLFIPVMEDYFMKEFDDTFAKQMGYNILAAITSLVTGPLVGHVLRNSGATEVVDQAVLATVMTFKDKNTGDIEDDLSKASTLAMALNATMTHWERSVTGFSARLFAGPDKDGHLTPLLANFMAEGKLIGGGVPKEQPRPDILRVADMKDMIRRALFTFMIPVAWNNNDDANVAVLETGNACRTYGNLWQRYVREEDAKKAEFCFENKQYLLLAAMGPYQNCYPFGTGGGQSCDHAFWSLPPGFDKLGEFNNISATDIMEGALRTWRRNGGQNGYEFDPDNLAVKDYYDPVDPMRNKIIDMGLIQFPVCTLDQANLRWGHPGPKGDFYPC is encoded by the exons ATGGTCCAAGCCTCTTTTCTGGCGACAGTCATCGCCGTTATTATTTCCGGATGCACTGTGTCTGCTCGAGGTGTAATGGTTCCCAGGGCCTATTGCACCAACGGCAAGCAAGTGGTTGAGGGAAACACCTGTGAGATCATTGCGGACCGTCGTTGCACCATCAGTGTTGCAAGACTCCAGCAACTGAATCCACAACTCGACTGCTCCAACCTGCGCGTCGGCCAGCATTTCTGCTGCAATGAGGGCGCAGTTAGGAGAGACCCGGAATGCACCAACTACAAGACCGTCGTCGCCGGAAACACTTGCGCCAGCATCGCCGACAAACGCTGTACCATATCGGAGTCGAGGTTCCGTCAACTGAATCCGCACCTCGACTGTTCCAACCTACAGGTCGGAACCGGCTTTTGTTGCAGCGAGGGTTCCTTGCCGTTGCCTGACTGCACCAATGTCAAAACGGTTGTCGAGGGCAATACTTGTGCCATTATTGCTGATCGTCGCTGTACGATCAGCCTTGGAAACTTTGTGAACTACAACCCT CATATCGACTGCTCGAGGCTTGAGGTGGGCGAAAAGGTCTGCTGCATGGAGGGGAAGCTCCCTGAaggcccctcccccaacgccGATGGCACTTGTCAAGACAGGCAGGTTGTGC CGGGCGACTCCTGTTCAACGCTCTATCAAAAGTGCAACATCACCCCTTCGCTTCTGACCCAGTATAACACAGCAACCAACTTCTGTTCCAATCTCAAAGTCAACCAGTGGATTTGCTGCTCATCTGGCACTCTCAAGGACAGGCGGCCCAAGCCGAATGCTGATGGGTCGTGTGCCACGTACACAGTCAAAGCGGGCGACTCATGCAGCGTGATCGAGGCTGCCAATGGGCTAGTTGATGGCGATCTAGACACTTTCAACAAGAGGAAGACTTGGGGGTGGGCTGGGTGCAGCAAGCTTTGGCCCGACTCCAAGATCTGCCTCAGCTCAGGGACCCCGCCAATGCCCCTTCCCATCGCCAATGCGGTATGTGGGCCACAGAAACCTGGGACAGTTGCTCCTCCCGCAGGCACCAACATCAGCACCCTCAATCCGTGTCCGCTCAACACGTGCTGCAACATCTGGGGTCAGTGTGGCACCACCAAAGACTTCTGCGAAGTGACGGGCGATGGGACTCCGGGAACGGGAACATGCATCAGCAACTGTGGCATGACCATTGTCAACAACAATGCGCCGCCGGCAGAGTACAAGAAGATTGGCTACTTCGAGGCCTGGAGCACCGACCGCGACTGCTTGTGGATGGACGCTACCTCTATTGACGAGACTCAGTTCACACACATCCATTTTGCCTTTGCCGACGTCACACCTGACTTTCGAGTTGATGTCAGCAAGGTCCAGGCTCAGTTCAACAAGTTCAAGGCACTCAAGAGGTCCAAGAGGATTATCgcgtttggtggttgggctGCGTCGACGAGTCCCACCACATTCCAGATCTTCcgtgctggtg TGAACTCCGCCAATCGCGCCACTCTTGCCAACAACATTGCCAACTTCGTCAGAGAACATGGACTCGACGGCGCCGACATTGATTGGGAGTATCCTGCTGCCCCGGATCTTCCCGACATTCCTCCTGCGGACCCCATCGACGGCCCCAACTACCTCGCCTTCTTACGGCTGCTGAGGGCTGGACTTCCCACCGGGAAGTCCCTCGCCATTGCAGCGCCGGCCAGCTACTGGTATCTCAAGGGCTTCCCAGTCAGGGAAATGGGCAGCGTTCTCGACTACATTGTTTACATGACGTACGATCTTCACGGCCAGTGGGACGCTGGGTCTAGGTGGTCTCAGGATGGCTGTCCAAGCGGCATGTGCCTTCGGTCCCATGTCAACATGACAGAGACATACAATGCCCTGGTCATGGTCACCAAGGCCGGGGTGCCTGCCAACAAGATCATCGTCGGCGTCAGCAGTTATGGCCGCTCTTTCAAGATGAAAGACCCGAACTGCCGCGGGCCCATGTGCGAGTATACCGGCACAGCAAGTGTTTCCCACGCCACGCCAGGCCCTTGTACTGGAGTCCAGGGCTATATTTCCAATGCCGAGATCCAGGAGTACAAAAACGTGAATGATATCAACGTGGCAACACACTACGACCAAGCCACACGTTCcaacatcgccatcatcaatGGGACTTGGATAGCCTACATGGACACGGCAGAGAAGAATGCTCGGTCCAACATGTACAGGGGCTGGAACTTTGGTGGGACAAGTGATTGGGCCATTGACCTCAACACCTTTACTGAGCTCGAGCGCAAGGTCAGCGGGTCGGTCCTTACCAACAGGTTCACCAGAAAAGGCGCTACCGGGGGCTCTACGCGCTGGTATGATCTGTCATGCAGTATCCCTGCAGTGGACACGGCAGACATGGACAGAAAGCAGAGATGGGAAGGGTTGATGGCGGATGAGGCGTGGGCTGACGCTATAAAGGCCTATCTAGCACGCACGATGGACGTCGGAAGCTTTTCGTCGTGGATTGTTGGCAAGTTCTTCCGTGGACGCCAAGATGTTCACTGTGGGACGTTGTTGCCGGCAAGCAACTGTCTGAGCCCACAGGAAAACTGCTacgacaaggacaacaaaCCGCCTATACTGACGAATGACCCTCCCGAAAGGACTGGTCCAGCAGGAAAGTTCATCATGAACTCATTTGTTACTCTGGAACAG CTTTTTGTGAACTACTACGACGCCCTTAGAGAAGCGCAACAAGATGTCGACCTATTCATCCCGGTAATGGAAGATTATTTCATGAAGGAATTTGACGATACCTTTGCGAAACAGATGGGCTATAACATCCTTGCTGCG ATTACCAGTCTTGTGACAGGTCCATTGGTTGGGCACG TGCTGAGGAACTCCGGTGCAACGGAGGTAGTAGATCAGGCGGTTTTGGCAACGGTAATGACTTTCAAGGACAAGAACACTGG AGATATCGAGGACGATCTTAGCAAGGCATCCACGTTGGCAATGGCCTTGAACGCTACCATGACTCACTGGGAGAGGTCGGTTACCGGGTTCTCAGCCAGGCTGTTTGCTGGTCCAGATAAGGATGGCCACTTGACCCCACTTCTCGCCAACTTCATGGCCGAGGGCAAGCTaataggtggtggtgtgccGAAGGAACAGCCTCGACCCGACATCCTTCGGGTAGCCGACATGAAGGACATGATCAGGAGGGCACTTTTCACCTTCATGATTCCTGTGGCGTGGAACAACAATGACGATGCGAACGTGGCTGTTTTGGAGACGGGAAATGCCTGTAGGACCTATGGCAATCTCTGGCAGCGCTATGTCCGGGAAGAAGATGCCAAGAAGGCTGAGTTCTGTTTTGAAAACAAACAGTACCTGCTACTGGCAGCTATGGGGCCCTACCAGAATTGTTACCCATTTGGGACTGGCGGTGGGCAGTCCTGCGACCATGCGTTTTGGAGCCTGCCTCCCGGGTTTGACAAATTGGGcgaatttaataatatcaGTGCCACGGATATTATGGAGGG AGCATTGAGAACTTGGAGGAGGAACGGTGGGCAAAACGGATACGAGTTTGATCCCGACAATCTCGCTGTGAAGGACTACTATGATCCGGTGGATCCGATGAGGAACAAGATCATCGACATGGGACTGATTCAGTTTCCTGTTTGCACGCTTGATCAAGCTAATTTGAGGTGGGGGCACCCGGGTCCGAAGGGAGACTTTTATCCTTGCTGA
- a CDS encoding hypothetical protein (EggNog:ENOG503P3W9): MSQPLQNITLSSISPQPLPAGLPLHVAVFDTVWFLASVTFTWLLYRLLPTFQLPHLGKREWKPAWPEFKPVALGAMLLTLWYFLTMIDRWMRQSGNSQVKYEYVTARPIYDVLHVMSTLLLVWGTYNVLWKRFGDRKPDSSRQRVWWFVSKSVFFVISLVSVLYLVFYFAFSLVWLKYESLVPVVHFAARGSSFEVATVVLVWVASMAMLGVYRFFGSWGHEKHSAERWYLWGALAMFFARSLAEVAVVLKAQTEKPPQLCLENDIGSGDTVCVPSFGTPQYIPPSTAESNMAAIDIPYGLFSILFLVAMWLTARETTGGYDQEGNQQQLVMSDIRSAVLQKLQERTNQRRKKSPPFREIMDEIEEDLDKSLESGPLARSLATVSPQYKRQAALACIQELRDKYEGAKPRYGTEDPPGHRLAYNPQLPSLGPSSATLTPGTGGLGSVRGHDDEVSVHGSSLWAEASIRTPPETQRPRYHPAPSSYSVQELEVPNQPLSHQSSQIDMVPAETAPYYPSPPMPAQAQQRPLGRAASMGRLDPIPPPGFTSPELWSYGAGYNAYNPVHSMSQDTIPPVPAVPGQFPAANVPGIPLAAASQGYRAAAMPRPAALRSQAARGVAPGPSMVQQMSRPMDMGGGRSVSDPVVLTPFLARAVVADVSGGPPPVADGRGGGNAMGTSWMRDEERAGGRVDDDGLGRYYSASGGRQ, translated from the exons ATGTCACAACCATTGCAAAATATCACACTTTCCTCAATATCACCACAGCCGCTCCCGGCAGGACTTCCACTACATGTCGCCGTTTTCGACACTGTCTGGTTCTTGGCCAGCGTGACCTTCACGTGGTTGCTCTATCGTTTGCTTCCCACATTTCAACTGCCTCATCTCGGGAAAAGAGAATGGAAACCTGCCTGGCCCGAGTTCAAGCCTGTTGCGCTTGGGGCAATGCTATTAACACT GTGGTATTTCTTGACCATGATCGATCGCTGGATGCGCCAGAGCGGGAACAGCCAAGTCAAGTATGAGTATGTCACTGCTCGCCCCATCTATGACGTGTTGCATGTTATGTCGACTTTGCTGCTCGTGTGGGGTACGTACAATGTGTTGTGGAAGCGTTTTGGGGACAGGAAGCCTGACTCGTCAAGGCAAAGAGTCTGGTGGTTTGTTTCAAAGAGTGTTTTCTTTGTAATCAGCCTGGTGTCCGTCTTGTATCTTGTGTTTTATTTCGCATTTTCTTTGGTCTGGCTGAAGTATGAAAGCTTGGTACCGGTGGTGCATTTTGCGGCAAGAGGGTCTTCATTTGAGGTTGCAACCGTTGTGCTTGTATGGGTTGCGAGCATGGCCATGTTGGGGGTTTATCGGTTCTTTGGTTCGTGGGGGCATGAGAAACACTCTGCT GAAAGGTGGTATTTGTGGGGGGCACTCGCCATGTTCTTTGCCCGGTCCCTGGCTGAGGTGGCAGTGGTGCTGAAAGCACAGACCGAGAAACCACCCCAGCTGTGTCTCGAGAATGACATTGGCTCAGGGGACACTGTCTGCGTTCCTTCTTTTGGTACTCCGCAATACATCCCACCCTCGACTGCAGAGAGCAACATGGCCGCCATTGACATTCCATACGGCCTGTTCAGCATTTTGTTTCTCGTCGCGATGTGGCTCACTGCGCGGGAGACAACTGGTGGCTATGACCAAGAGGGGAATCAGCAGCAATTGGTAATGTCAGACATTAGATCTGCCGTCTTGCAAAAGCTTCAAGAGCGGACAAAccagagaagaaagaaatcCCCACCATTTCGGGAGATCATGGATGAGATCGAAGAAGACCTCGACAAGTCTCTGGAGTCCGGCCCGCTGGCAAGGTCTTTGGCCACGGTTAGCCCACAGTACAAACGACAAGCGGCCCTTGCTTGCATACAAGAGCTACGAGACAAGTATGAGGGTGCCAAGCCCCGTTACGGAACCGAAGACCCTCCCGGTCACCGTCTCGCGTACAACCCACAGCTACCGAGTCTTGGTCCGAGCTCCGCCACCTTGACTCCCGGCACTGGCGGACTCGGATCCGTTCGTGGACATGACGACGAGGTGTCTGTTCATGGCTCCTCTCTCTGGGCAGAGGCATCAATCAGGACACCCCCGGAAACACAACGACCCCGCTACCATCCTGCTCCCTCGTCATATTCGGTCCAAGAGCTAGAGGTACCCAACCAGCCTCTCTCCCACCAATCCTCCCAAATCGATATGGTTCCCGCCGAGACAGCACCGTATTACCCCTCCCCGCCTATGCCGGCACAAGCTCAGCAACGTCCCCTGGGGCGAGCAGCATCAATGGGCAGACTTGATCCTATCCCACCACCGGGCTTTACCTCGCCGGAGTTGTGGAGTTATGGAGCAGGATATAATGCTTACAACCCTGTACATTCCATGTCTCAGGACACGATCCCGCCTGTTCCTGCGGTTCCAGGTCAGTTTCCTGCTGCGAACGTACCTGGTATACCGCTTGCGGCTGCCTCTCAAGGGTATAGAGCGGCTGCTATGCCACGACCGGCGGCGCTGAGATCTCAAGCTGCAAGGGGAGTTGCACCTGGGCCCTCGATGGTGCAGCAAATGTCGAGACCGATGGATatgggtggggggagatCGGTGAGTGATCCGGTTGTGTTGACGCCgtttttggcgagggcggtggttgCGGATGTGTCTGGGGGGCCACCACCGGTTGCggatgggagaggaggtgggaatGCGATGGGGACTAGTTGGATGCGGGATGAGGAGCGAGCTGGAGGTAgagtggatgatgatgggttggggaggtatTATTCAGCTAGTGGGGGTAGACAGTGA
- a CDS encoding hypothetical protein (EggNog:ENOG503PF52), which produces MCFGTREKNHSEGPRRHHGPTYQESFPQSQPPPQGYFAPGDPGYDRARQIPVDDTKEKISRFMTKHNIPQQEGLDNLTNVLQWVNNTLLVKDNEIAVIKRSAREDVDRITRERYAVSQERDRYRALYERDNAALAEREEALYQAKTENQRLHQTIADMKWTHNETLAKNEKRYQTSMEEQDTKHEDAVKKLRIEIDDLKERIGEYTSQDDAVISDEAFRTSLLSLSQQLLKIVDHIPKPMQQQQDTRGWSRFIRSVCWTHLLHGFYQYPLGFGIFGVEGEAHAILAHFSEAIRVQAADDPDDSTLTNQQKAKMNEGRGFLFERILEDFRRNNSTDEKAFTTYFRQNIERVTEDLVRALQQWSGQALDSQVNKRIWTVVRDAGVLALQMGSQRSRVMLVACSRGDIVQLKHIFEDETGHSEEVKVIVDMMTQPGLMRIGNGKEDLTREQVISKGKVIPLKTRD; this is translated from the exons ATGTGTTTTGGGACTCGAGAAAAAAACCATTCGGAGGGACCTCGACGACACCATGGTCCCACATACCAAGAATCATTTCCCCAATCTCAGCCGCCGCCTCAGGGTTATTTTGCGCCCGGGGATCCTGGCTATGATCGTGCTCGTCAGATACCTGTCGATGACACCAAGGAAAAGATCTCCAGGTTCATGACAAAACACAACATACCCCAGCAGGAAGGTCTCGACAATCTCACAAATGTTCTCCAATGGGTCAACAACACTCTGCTCGTCAAGGACAACGAGATCGCAGTCATTAAGCGGTCCGCCCGTGAAGATGTGGACCGCATTACAAGGGAACGGTACGCAGTATCACAGGAGCGAGATCGCTACAGAGCACTCTACGAGCGGGATAACGCTGCTCTGGCAGAGCGCGAGGAGGCTCTGTATCAGGCCAAGACCGAGAACCAGCGCCTTCACCAAACAATCGCCGACATGAAATGGACGCACAATGAGACATTGGCCAAGAACGAAAAGAGGTACCAAACAAGTATGGAAGAGCAGGATACGAAACATGAGGATGCTGTCAAGAAATTGCGCATAGAGATTGACGATCTCAAGGAGAGAATCGGCGAATACACCTCACAGGATGATGCCGTCATTTCTGATGAGGCTTTCCGGACCTCGTTACTGTCGTTGTCGCAACAGCTGTTGAAGATTGTGGACCACATTCCCAAGCCGatgcaacagcaacaagacaCAAGGGGATGGTCCAGGTTTATTCGGAGCGTGTGCTGGACTCATTTGTTGCACGGGTTCTATCAGTATCCATTGGGATTTGGCATCTTTGgcgttgaaggagaagcgcATGCTATCCTTGCACACTTTTCTGAGGCGATCAGAGTACAGGCTGCTGATG ACCCTGATGATTCTACTTTAACAAACCAACAAAAGGCCAAAATGAATGAGGGACGAGGATTCCTGTTTGAACGCATTCTGGAAGACTTCCGCCGGAACAACAGCACCGATGAGAAGGCATTCACAACATATTTTCGACAAAACATAGAGCGAGTCACCGAGGACCTGGTGCGGGCTCTTCAGCAATGGAGTGGCCAAGCATTGGATTCACAAGTCAACAAACGTATCTGGACCGTGGTACGCGATGCAGGCGTGTTAGCACTTCAAATGGGGTCACAGCGGTCCCGTGTAATGCTGGTGGCATGTTCACGTGGTGACATCGTTCAGCTGAAGCACATCTTTGAAGACGAGACAGGGCACTCCGAGGAAGTCAAGGTCATTGTAGACATGATGACGCAGCCAGGTTTGATGAGGATTGGTAACGGGAAGGAAGACTTGACTCGTGAGCAGGTCATCTCGAAGGGGAAAGTTATTCCATTGAAGACCCGTGATTGA